AAGGGAGAAAAAAATTGATCCAGGTAGAGAAGATTATTAATAATCTTCTCTATTTTTTGGAAAAATTTACACCCCAGGGGTGAGAGGTGAATTGCATGGACATGAATAGATTATTATTAGTTGAAGATGATGAATCATTGGCACTTGGTATAGAATTTTCTCTAAAAGATGGGGGATATGAGGTTTTTAGAACATCCACAGTAGAAGGTGGAAAGACTTTGTTTCATATGGAACCAGTTGATTTGATTTTATTAGACGTTAACTTGCCAGATGGAAACGGATATGAATTATGTAAGTATATAAGAGAAAGTAGTGAGGTTCCTATTATATTTTTAACAGCTCTCGATGATGAGGTTAATATAGTCCAAGGCCTTGAAATTGGTGGCGATGATTATATAACAAAACCTTTTCGTGTAAGGGAGCTTTTATCAAGAATAAAGGTTGCTATTAGGCGTAACACTAAAAATATGTCTGTAGAAAACTCGATGAAAAGTGGAAGCATATTTGTTGATAATATAAAAGGAACAGTAAGAAAAAATGGGGAAGTCATAAATCTAACGGCTCAAGAATACAAGCTTTTATTAATATTTATGAATAAGCCTAATGTTTTGATGAAAAGAGATGAAATATTGAGTGAATTATTAGAAGGGGATGACCCTTTTTTTGATGAAAATACTCTATCAGTTTATATTAAAAGGATAAGAGATAAAATAGAGGATATTCCAAGGCAGCCAGAGTATATAGTAAATAAACGTGGACTAGGGTATAAGTGGAATAAGGATGTGGGGTAGATGTATGAAGAAATATTTTATTAATTCAGAACTTAAAATAAGTACGGTTACTTTATTATTTATAATGACTTTATTTTTAATTATTACATCCTTAAGCTTAAAGTCACATCATGATAACCTAAAGAATGATTATATAAAAAGTTTGGGGGCAATTGCTGAAAGGGTAGTTCAGAAAGATCCTAAAATGGAGAAGGAAATCATACCTCTTATTACAAAAGAGGTTTCAGAGGAAGAGGCTACACGGGGAAAAGCTTTTTTAAAGGAGTATGGTCTAACGAAGGATTTGGAAGATCAACTTTTCCCATATGTTAACACAACTATTATAAAAAATAATTACTCAATTATATTAATTTTTATTTTTATGATGGCTATATTATTTGTACTCAATTATTTTCAATATAGTTTTTTTTATAAAAGGATAAGACAATTAACCCTTGCTGCAAAAAACGTAGTTGAAGGAGATTATGACATAGCTATTAATGAAAACCAGGAGGGGGATTTTTCAAAACTAGCAATTTCATTTAACTCTATGAGAGGGATTATTAAAAGTAATTTAAGTGAGCTTGCTTTGGAAAAACAATTTTTAGTGGATTTATTATCGGATATATCACATCAATTAAAAACTCCATTATCATCAGTAATTTTATATAACGATATTATGGTTACAAAGGAGCTGACCCGCGTACAAAACGAACTATTTTTATTGAATAATCAAAACCAGCTTGAGAAGATGAATTGGCTAATTAAAAATTTACTTAAGCTTGCAAAGCTCGATGCTAAAGCCATAGAAATTGTAAAA
This window of the Clostridium estertheticum genome carries:
- a CDS encoding response regulator transcription factor — its product is MNRLLLVEDDESLALGIEFSLKDGGYEVFRTSTVEGGKTLFHMEPVDLILLDVNLPDGNGYELCKYIRESSEVPIIFLTALDDEVNIVQGLEIGGDDYITKPFRVRELLSRIKVAIRRNTKNMSVENSMKSGSIFVDNIKGTVRKNGEVINLTAQEYKLLLIFMNKPNVLMKRDEILSELLEGDDPFFDENTLSVYIKRIRDKIEDIPRQPEYIVNKRGLGYKWNKDVG
- a CDS encoding HAMP domain-containing sensor histidine kinase, whose translation is MKKYFINSELKISTVTLLFIMTLFLIITSLSLKSHHDNLKNDYIKSLGAIAERVVQKDPKMEKEIIPLITKEVSEEEATRGKAFLKEYGLTKDLEDQLFPYVNTTIIKNNYSIILIFIFMMAILFVLNYFQYSFFYKRIRQLTLAAKNVVEGDYDIAINENQEGDFSKLAISFNSMRGIIKSNLSELALEKQFLVDLLSDISHQLKTPLSSVILYNDIMVTKELTRVQNELFLLNNQNQLEKMNWLIKNLLKLAKLDAKAIEIVKEEQSLNGTLHDSIEALESRAIECQVKIIFNEKEEIEFNHDVLWLQEAFINIIKNSIEHTPPGGNIKLTLMENQLYTRITIEDTGEGMTELDLPNIFKRFYKAKTAKKSDSIGIGLSISKSIIEAHNGIIEVRSKVNIGTKFIITFTKF